One part of the Hydra vulgaris chromosome 01, alternate assembly HydraT2T_AEP genome encodes these proteins:
- the LOC100204034 gene encoding neural cell adhesion molecule 1-A isoform X4, with the protein MLFSRDLKRNANINYLHQIQVSHFEKFIKQKFHPNMVNAEYKAIWSFRMIIWVFFSIWIFKTESAKWNARFSVYTVGYGQAAIMHCTFSNKFEGFYRSNREPILVNSRVKVLDGEASSKILEIDNLQESDYGNYTCTDSTGSDTVLLEIEVTIPSILSPQKFVSGSTGFIQAPVYGKPRYKITWSYIHPSGIKLFLASLDSHDTVAVNGKYSVSTNGLTINNIQKADSGEYEVSSTTFGSRVSQKVLVDVGEKPTLKSKGPTLLNSTEGLDLFIPCLWNEPVSNETWKFESISTKFISTVSPKLYNASGLFLNNLSTSNEGNYTCLASNFYGESSLTVFLSKVLSIPIIRADSFNNVTTLPLKSFIISCASDGSPPPDITIKKLQPSATILKSGIGIVNYTTPIDEATSGDYLCEAQNGAKSSDGSVVVAKKKMTVDILSPPYIFKNLSTTKAISAVGLDLKFDCVATGNPIPYITFEHTAFHQAPIITRAKTTNISLISMVIKNVTKEDFVLVNCIAKNNIGFDEHLIQSKEVLKPGIPTNITLDKSSSSSVVKWKPPQNVLREKSIISYSVTICKFDNLTDFESDCTQLDETRETQMKLNKLNKATTYKVSITALNQGLKGETAVFIFQTKDAEPNANSALGSTSLDSGSIAGIIIAVIMTILVVVDIFCCFFNNCGFTHCCYEAFCSSKSTKYIPSDGKHNEENELKPAKEKLLENAV; encoded by the exons ATGTTATTCTCTCgagatttaaaaagaaatgccaatatcaa TTATTTACATCAAATACAAGTTTCTCATTtcgaaaaatttattaaacaaaag TTTCATCCTAATATGGTTAATGCTGAATATAAAGCCATCTGGAGTTTTAGAATGATTATctgggtttttttttctatatggaTCTTCAAAACAG AAAGTGCAAAATGGAATGCCAGATTTTCAGTGTATACGGTAGGCTATGGGCAAGCAGCTATAATGCATTGTACCTTTAGTAATAAATTTGAAGGTTTTTATAGATCAAATAGAGAACCTATTTTAGTAAATTCCCGTGTTAAAGTATTAGATGGAGAAGCTAGTTCAAAAATACTTGAAATAGATAATTTACAGGAGTCAGATTATGGCAATTATACTTGTACTGACTCAACAGGATCTGATacagttttattagaaatagaag tcacaATTCCGTCAATATTGTCTCCCCAAAAATTTGTTTCTGGATCTACTGGTTTTATTCAAGCACCAGTTTATGGTAAACCAAGATATAAAATAACATGGTCCTATATTCATCCCTCtggaattaaattatttttagcctCTCTGGACAGTCACGATACTGTAGCAGTTAATGGTAAATATAGTGTTTCAACTAATGGTTTAACAATAAACAACATACAAAAAGCTGACAGTGGAGAGTATGAGGTATCATCAACAACGTTTGGTTCTCGTGTTAGCCaaaaagttttagttgatgTTGGTG aGAAACCAACTTTAAAGTCAAAAGGTCCAACACTACTTAattcaactgagggtttggatCTTTTTATTCCCTGTCTATGGAATGAACCAGTCAGTAATGAAACTTGGAAGTTTGAAAGTATATCTACCAAATTCATTTCTACAGTCAGTCCAAAATTATATAATGCATCTGGGCTTTTCTTAAACAATCTATCAACTTCTAATGAAGGCAACTATACTTGTTTAGCATCTAATTTTTACGGAGAAAGTTCTCTCacagtatttttatcaaaagtgtTAT cTATTCCAATAATAAGAGCAGattcttttaataatgttaCAACTTTGCCactaaaatcatttattataaGTTGTGCAAGTGATGGATCGCCTCCACCTGACATTACAATCAAAAAGCTTCAACCTTCTGCAACCATCTTGAAG tcaGGGATTGGAATTGTAAACTACACAACTCCAATTGATGAAGCAACTAGTGGTGATTACTTGTGTGAAGCTCAGAATGGGGCTAAAAGCTCAGATGGCTCTGTGGTTGTAGCTAAAAAAAAGATGACTGTAGATATACTAT CTCCTCCGTATATTTTCAAGAATTTATCTACAACTAAAGCTATTTCTGCTGTTGGTCTTGACTTAAAGTTTGATTGTGTTGCAACTGGAAATCCAATTCCATATATTACATTTGAGCATACTGCATTTCATCAAGCTCCAATCATAACAAGGGCAAAAACAactaatatttctttaatatcaATGGTTATTAAAAATGTCACAAAGGAAGATTTTGTACTTGTTAATTGCATagcaaaaaacaatattggGTTTGATGAACATCTAATACAATCAAAAGAAGTTT tGAAGCCTGGGATCCCCACTAATATTACTTTAGACAAGAGTAGTAGTAGTTCTGTTGTAAAGTGGAAACCTCCTCAAAATGTATTAAGAGAAAAAAGCATTATTAGCTACTCTGTTACAATATGCAAATTCgataatttaacagattttGAATCAGATTGTACACAGCTAGATGAAACAAGAGAAACACAAATGAAGCTTAACAAACTTAACAAAGCCACTACTTATAAAGTATCTATAACTGCATTAAACCAAGGCCTTAAAGGAGAAAcagctgtttttatttttcaaacaaaag atgctGAGCCCAATGCAAATTCTGCTCTTGGAAGTACGTCTCTTGATTCAGGTTCTATTGCAGGCATTATAATAGCTGTTATAATGACAATTCTTGTTGTAGTagacattttttgttgtttttttaataattgtggGTTTACACACTGTTGTTATGAAGCATTTTGCTCTTCAAAATCAACAAAGTATATACCTTCTGATGGTAAACATAATGAGGAAAACGAACTTAAACC tgctaAAGAGAAGTTATTAGAAAAtgcagtttaa
- the LOC100204034 gene encoding immunoglobulin superfamily member 10 isoform X3 encodes MLFSRDLKRNANINYLHQIQVSHFEKFIKQKFHPNMVNAEYKAIWSFRMIIWVFFSIWIFKTESAKWNARFSVYTVGYGQAAIMHCTFSNKFEGFYRSNREPILVNSRVKVLDGEASSKILEIDNLQESDYGNYTCTDSTGSDTVLLEIEVTIPSILSPQKFVSGSTGFIQAPVYGKPRYKITWSYIHPSGIKLFLASLDSHDTVAVNGKYSVSTNGLTINNIQKADSGEYEVSSTTFGSRVSQKVLVDVGEKPTLKSKGPTLLNSTEGLDLFIPCLWNEPVSNETWKFESISTKFISTVSPKLYNASGLFLNNLSTSNEGNYTCLASNFYGESSLTVFLSKVLSIPIIRADSFNNVTTLPLKSFIISCASDGSPPPDITIKKLQPSATILKSGIGIVNYTTPIDEATSGDYLCEAQNGAKSSDGSVVVAKKKMTVDILSPPYIFKNLSTTKAISAVGLDLKFDCVATGNPIPYITFEHTAFHQAPIITRAKTTNISLISMVIKNVTKEDFVLVNCIAKNNIGFDEHLIQSKEVLKPPTPEGLQISGLAGLEYIDLQWKSVVTADKYIIYVNDTLQILESYSNYVTVNNLNRNTYYNFKVAAHNIAGLGFTSESIVLKTSSIMKPGIPTNITLDKSSSSSVVKWKPPQNVLREKSIISYSVTICKFDNLTDFESDCTQLDETRETQMKLNKLNKATTYKVSITALNQGLKGETAVFIFQTKDAEPNANSALGSTSLDSGSIAGIIIAVIMTILVVVDIFCCFFNNCGFTHCCYEAFCSSKSTKYIPSDGKHNEENELKPAKEKLLENAV; translated from the exons ATGTTATTCTCTCgagatttaaaaagaaatgccaatatcaa TTATTTACATCAAATACAAGTTTCTCATTtcgaaaaatttattaaacaaaag TTTCATCCTAATATGGTTAATGCTGAATATAAAGCCATCTGGAGTTTTAGAATGATTATctgggtttttttttctatatggaTCTTCAAAACAG AAAGTGCAAAATGGAATGCCAGATTTTCAGTGTATACGGTAGGCTATGGGCAAGCAGCTATAATGCATTGTACCTTTAGTAATAAATTTGAAGGTTTTTATAGATCAAATAGAGAACCTATTTTAGTAAATTCCCGTGTTAAAGTATTAGATGGAGAAGCTAGTTCAAAAATACTTGAAATAGATAATTTACAGGAGTCAGATTATGGCAATTATACTTGTACTGACTCAACAGGATCTGATacagttttattagaaatagaag tcacaATTCCGTCAATATTGTCTCCCCAAAAATTTGTTTCTGGATCTACTGGTTTTATTCAAGCACCAGTTTATGGTAAACCAAGATATAAAATAACATGGTCCTATATTCATCCCTCtggaattaaattatttttagcctCTCTGGACAGTCACGATACTGTAGCAGTTAATGGTAAATATAGTGTTTCAACTAATGGTTTAACAATAAACAACATACAAAAAGCTGACAGTGGAGAGTATGAGGTATCATCAACAACGTTTGGTTCTCGTGTTAGCCaaaaagttttagttgatgTTGGTG aGAAACCAACTTTAAAGTCAAAAGGTCCAACACTACTTAattcaactgagggtttggatCTTTTTATTCCCTGTCTATGGAATGAACCAGTCAGTAATGAAACTTGGAAGTTTGAAAGTATATCTACCAAATTCATTTCTACAGTCAGTCCAAAATTATATAATGCATCTGGGCTTTTCTTAAACAATCTATCAACTTCTAATGAAGGCAACTATACTTGTTTAGCATCTAATTTTTACGGAGAAAGTTCTCTCacagtatttttatcaaaagtgtTAT cTATTCCAATAATAAGAGCAGattcttttaataatgttaCAACTTTGCCactaaaatcatttattataaGTTGTGCAAGTGATGGATCGCCTCCACCTGACATTACAATCAAAAAGCTTCAACCTTCTGCAACCATCTTGAAG tcaGGGATTGGAATTGTAAACTACACAACTCCAATTGATGAAGCAACTAGTGGTGATTACTTGTGTGAAGCTCAGAATGGGGCTAAAAGCTCAGATGGCTCTGTGGTTGTAGCTAAAAAAAAGATGACTGTAGATATACTAT CTCCTCCGTATATTTTCAAGAATTTATCTACAACTAAAGCTATTTCTGCTGTTGGTCTTGACTTAAAGTTTGATTGTGTTGCAACTGGAAATCCAATTCCATATATTACATTTGAGCATACTGCATTTCATCAAGCTCCAATCATAACAAGGGCAAAAACAactaatatttctttaatatcaATGGTTATTAAAAATGTCACAAAGGAAGATTTTGTACTTGTTAATTGCATagcaaaaaacaatattggGTTTGATGAACATCTAATACAATCAAAAGAAGTTT TAAAACCCCCTACCCCAGAAGGTTTACAAATATCTGGACTTGCTGGATTGGAATACATAGACCTGCAATGGAAATCTGTAGTTACAGCGGATAAGTATATCATATATGTTAATGATACATTGCAAATACTTGAATCATATAGCAATTATGTTactgtaaacaatttaaatcgTAATACTTATTACAATTTCAAAGTAGCAGCTCATAATATTGCAGGGCTTGGATTTACTTCAGAATCTATTGTACTTAAGACTTCTTCAATTA tGAAGCCTGGGATCCCCACTAATATTACTTTAGACAAGAGTAGTAGTAGTTCTGTTGTAAAGTGGAAACCTCCTCAAAATGTATTAAGAGAAAAAAGCATTATTAGCTACTCTGTTACAATATGCAAATTCgataatttaacagattttGAATCAGATTGTACACAGCTAGATGAAACAAGAGAAACACAAATGAAGCTTAACAAACTTAACAAAGCCACTACTTATAAAGTATCTATAACTGCATTAAACCAAGGCCTTAAAGGAGAAAcagctgtttttatttttcaaacaaaag atgctGAGCCCAATGCAAATTCTGCTCTTGGAAGTACGTCTCTTGATTCAGGTTCTATTGCAGGCATTATAATAGCTGTTATAATGACAATTCTTGTTGTAGTagacattttttgttgtttttttaataattgtggGTTTACACACTGTTGTTATGAAGCATTTTGCTCTTCAAAATCAACAAAGTATATACCTTCTGATGGTAAACATAATGAGGAAAACGAACTTAAACC tgctaAAGAGAAGTTATTAGAAAAtgcagtttaa
- the LOC100204034 gene encoding immunoglobulin superfamily member 10 isoform X1, translated as MVNAEYKAIWSFRMIIWVFFSIWIFKTESAKWNARFSVYTVGYGQAAIMHCTFSNKFEGFYRSNREPILVNSRVKVLDGEASSKILEIDNLQESDYGNYTCTDSTGSDTVLLEIEVTIPSILSPQKFVSGSTGFIQAPVYGKPRYKITWSYIHPSGIKLFLASLDSHDTVAVNGKYSVSTNGLTINNIQKADSGEYEVSSTTFGSRVSQKVLVDVGEKPTLKSKGPTLLNSTEGLDLFIPCLWNEPVSNETWKFESISTKFISTVSPKLYNASGLFLNNLSTSNEGNYTCLASNFYGESSLTVFLSKVLSIPIIRADSFNNVTTLPLKSFIISCASDGSPPPDITIKKLQPSATILKSGIGIVNYTTPIDEATSGDYLCEAQNGAKSSDGSVVVAKKKMTVDILSPPYIFKNLSTTKAISAVGLDLKFDCVATGNPIPYITFEHTAFHQAPIITRAKTTNISLISMVIKNVTKEDFVLVNCIAKNNIGFDEHLIQSKEVLKPPTPEGLQISGLAGLEYIDLQWKSVVTADKYIIYVNDTLQILESYSNYVTVNNLNRNTYYNFKVAAHNIAGLGFTSESIVLKTSSIMKPGIPTNITLDKSSSSSVVKWKPPQNVLREKSIISYSVTICKFDNLTDFESDCTQLDETRETQMKLNKLNKATTYKVSITALNQGLKGETAVFIFQTKDAEPNANSALGSTSLDSGSIAGIIIAVIMTILVVVDIFCCFFNNCGFTHCCYEAFCSSKSTKYIPSDGKHNEENELKPAKEKLLENAV; from the exons ATGGTTAATGCTGAATATAAAGCCATCTGGAGTTTTAGAATGATTATctgggtttttttttctatatggaTCTTCAAAACAG AAAGTGCAAAATGGAATGCCAGATTTTCAGTGTATACGGTAGGCTATGGGCAAGCAGCTATAATGCATTGTACCTTTAGTAATAAATTTGAAGGTTTTTATAGATCAAATAGAGAACCTATTTTAGTAAATTCCCGTGTTAAAGTATTAGATGGAGAAGCTAGTTCAAAAATACTTGAAATAGATAATTTACAGGAGTCAGATTATGGCAATTATACTTGTACTGACTCAACAGGATCTGATacagttttattagaaatagaag tcacaATTCCGTCAATATTGTCTCCCCAAAAATTTGTTTCTGGATCTACTGGTTTTATTCAAGCACCAGTTTATGGTAAACCAAGATATAAAATAACATGGTCCTATATTCATCCCTCtggaattaaattatttttagcctCTCTGGACAGTCACGATACTGTAGCAGTTAATGGTAAATATAGTGTTTCAACTAATGGTTTAACAATAAACAACATACAAAAAGCTGACAGTGGAGAGTATGAGGTATCATCAACAACGTTTGGTTCTCGTGTTAGCCaaaaagttttagttgatgTTGGTG aGAAACCAACTTTAAAGTCAAAAGGTCCAACACTACTTAattcaactgagggtttggatCTTTTTATTCCCTGTCTATGGAATGAACCAGTCAGTAATGAAACTTGGAAGTTTGAAAGTATATCTACCAAATTCATTTCTACAGTCAGTCCAAAATTATATAATGCATCTGGGCTTTTCTTAAACAATCTATCAACTTCTAATGAAGGCAACTATACTTGTTTAGCATCTAATTTTTACGGAGAAAGTTCTCTCacagtatttttatcaaaagtgtTAT cTATTCCAATAATAAGAGCAGattcttttaataatgttaCAACTTTGCCactaaaatcatttattataaGTTGTGCAAGTGATGGATCGCCTCCACCTGACATTACAATCAAAAAGCTTCAACCTTCTGCAACCATCTTGAAG tcaGGGATTGGAATTGTAAACTACACAACTCCAATTGATGAAGCAACTAGTGGTGATTACTTGTGTGAAGCTCAGAATGGGGCTAAAAGCTCAGATGGCTCTGTGGTTGTAGCTAAAAAAAAGATGACTGTAGATATACTAT CTCCTCCGTATATTTTCAAGAATTTATCTACAACTAAAGCTATTTCTGCTGTTGGTCTTGACTTAAAGTTTGATTGTGTTGCAACTGGAAATCCAATTCCATATATTACATTTGAGCATACTGCATTTCATCAAGCTCCAATCATAACAAGGGCAAAAACAactaatatttctttaatatcaATGGTTATTAAAAATGTCACAAAGGAAGATTTTGTACTTGTTAATTGCATagcaaaaaacaatattggGTTTGATGAACATCTAATACAATCAAAAGAAGTTT TAAAACCCCCTACCCCAGAAGGTTTACAAATATCTGGACTTGCTGGATTGGAATACATAGACCTGCAATGGAAATCTGTAGTTACAGCGGATAAGTATATCATATATGTTAATGATACATTGCAAATACTTGAATCATATAGCAATTATGTTactgtaaacaatttaaatcgTAATACTTATTACAATTTCAAAGTAGCAGCTCATAATATTGCAGGGCTTGGATTTACTTCAGAATCTATTGTACTTAAGACTTCTTCAATTA tGAAGCCTGGGATCCCCACTAATATTACTTTAGACAAGAGTAGTAGTAGTTCTGTTGTAAAGTGGAAACCTCCTCAAAATGTATTAAGAGAAAAAAGCATTATTAGCTACTCTGTTACAATATGCAAATTCgataatttaacagattttGAATCAGATTGTACACAGCTAGATGAAACAAGAGAAACACAAATGAAGCTTAACAAACTTAACAAAGCCACTACTTATAAAGTATCTATAACTGCATTAAACCAAGGCCTTAAAGGAGAAAcagctgtttttatttttcaaacaaaag atgctGAGCCCAATGCAAATTCTGCTCTTGGAAGTACGTCTCTTGATTCAGGTTCTATTGCAGGCATTATAATAGCTGTTATAATGACAATTCTTGTTGTAGTagacattttttgttgtttttttaataattgtggGTTTACACACTGTTGTTATGAAGCATTTTGCTCTTCAAAATCAACAAAGTATATACCTTCTGATGGTAAACATAATGAGGAAAACGAACTTAAACC tgctaAAGAGAAGTTATTAGAAAAtgcagtttaa